One Desmodus rotundus isolate HL8 chromosome 10, HLdesRot8A.1, whole genome shotgun sequence genomic window, agggacctggcaggCGGGGCCCTGCTGGTGACTCGCTGCTCGGCCTGGTCCTGGCTCCGAGTGACCTTAGGCTGGGGCGTCCTCTTGGACCTGTGTCTTGTCAGGAAAGTGGGGACAACaaccttccctgcctcccctgcaAGGTGCGGCTGAGGCTCTGGACACAGAGGAAGTGGGCAAAGCTCAGacccagggaggagagaggggccgCTTCCCCCAGGAGGGCTCATGAAGCATGTCCTCTGCCAGGTGCTGTAGGCCTGAGGGGTCAGGGCCGCCAGGCCAAAAATCAAGCCCCGCGGATGCTCCAGACCCCCATTTCCAAAGTGACAGCTGACGGCTCTGCTCCCTGGCaccagcccagcctccctcccccgaGGCTGGAGCCCAGGACCCAGGAGGGGCCTGGTAGGCCGGACCGGCTTCCCGGGCACCAGGACCATGATCGGTTGGCAAAGAGCTGCAGGCTGGGTGAGAGGCACTCAAATAAAGGCGTGCATGTCACCAGCAGGTCTCTGCAATAGTGATCTGAGACAGTGACCTTCGTCGCAATGGGGTGGCGCCGTTTCCCCGTGAGATGGTGTCGAACTGTCACGAGAGGGGGTCTCCACACACGACACCTTGAGAAAGGTCCAGTGGCAGGGGACTCGAGAGTTCGCACGGGTTTTCTGACGTGAGCTTTTTCGGGGTCTTGCTTCCATGTTCGGGGTTTGCTGCCCCAGGGTAGGAATTGTGAGAACAGACACAcccttctctggcccctccttCTCTGAGAGCCTCCACAGCGCCCCGCTCCCCACCTCTGGGACCCCCCTTTGCATCCCCTCTGCTGCCAAGGTTGTCAGTCACCCCCGCATGGGGTGGGTCCCCAGTCTTTGATTAGTCAGAGGGCCTCCCTGGGAGTCAGGGCACAGCCCGCCTGTGAGGGAGGGTGGGCCTGGAGTCCTTGTTCACACTCAGAATCCCGCCCCTCTGGACAAGGGGCTCCGGGTTTGGCAGGGGGTGCCCTTGCCCAGACACCCTAAAACCCTTGACTCTGCAGCAGAGCCCCAAAGGCCCTGAAAACCAGGCCAAATGTGGGGGGTGCCGTGGGCATTCAGAGGCCAGCAGCACCTCCTTGCCCACACCCTCAGGAGGGGGGCTCCTCTGGGCTGCCCCAGCCTATTGTACCTCACCCCAGGAGGGTCCCCAGTCAGCCACATCCCTTGTGCGCCCCCTCAATGTTCCCACGAGTTGGCAGGTCTCCATCAGGCCCAGAAGCAGCAGTGGTGGGTGTCAGGAGAGTCCCAGCCCCTTAGAGGGCTGGTGGCCCAGAGGACAAGCAGCCGAAGTCCAGGCTGCCGCCAGGGGCACTCAGTGCTGCCACCTTGTGGCCATGGGAGGCCCACAACACACTCCACACTTGTCTGATCACCCACCAGGGTCCAAAGGCTGGTACAGAATAAAGAAGATATTGGAAGCGATTTCTGGACTTgctgttcctgcctccttcccaagTATAAGCCTGGGCTGCTCCGAGCAAGGGAGGCAGGGACTGAAGATCCTCATTTCTGCTCCACAGCAGCTCTGGCCACTCTCTCCTACAGACAGGGGAGAAATCGAGGCACTCGCTCCTCTCCTTCGCTCATCTTGCAGGGGACCCCCTCCTCTCCTGCAGCTTggtcccagggctgcagggccccCACCACTAAGATGGGACCCACCCCcgcacccagccccacccatgaGGCCTCTTTGTCTGAAGCCAGGGCTGCCCGTGGGATGGCCAGGTACATGGGGAGGCTCAAgccactttcctcctccctcaggaTCCCCACTCCTTCCCCATGGACTGCCCCCTAACTCCCCTGCCAGACCCAGAGGCACAGGGCACCCGCGCCCCACAGCTGGGCCAGGGAAGGCTCACGGAGACAAGTGGGGCAGTGGGCAGGTGAGGACCAAGCTGAGGTGCTCCAGCGGTGGTGGGCAGGTGGAGCCTAGTCATCTGGCCTCTCTTCCTGGGGGTCCTCGTCCTTGGGGGGTGCTGGCTGGCCACAGAAATGGTCGTTCCAGATCTTGAGGAAGGTGACCCGGAACTTCTGGATGCGGAAGGCATAGACGATGGGGTTCATAGCCGAGTTGCCGTGTGTGAGGAAGATGGCAATGTAGATGAGCAGGCTGGGCTtgtggcaggaggggcagaagaGGGTGATGCAGTTCAGGATGTGCAGGGGCAGCCAGCTCAGGGcgaagaggaggaggatgagggcCAGCGACTTGGCGATCCGCAGCTCCTTCCCGTAGTACTTCTGCGGGTCGCCGGCAGAAGCCGACACCTTCTTGTTGAGCTGCCGGCGGATCAGGTAGAAGACCTCCAGGTAGATGAGGACCATGAGCAGCAGGGGGGGCAGCACCCAGACGAAGAAGTTGAAGTAGACCATGTACTCCATGCTGATGACCTTCTCAAACTCACACTTGATCACAGGCTCCCCCACGCTGCCGTTGGCCTCCCAGGCCCGCTGCACCGAGCTCAGGTTGTTCCAGCCGAACATGGGCGTCAGGCCCACCACAAAGgacagcagccagcagccagcgATGGCCACCGCCGCCCTGCGGGGCGTCACCACCGTCTTGTACctggagggaggacagagtgTGAGGCGCCTGCAAGGCTGACCCTGCCCGCTGGGGCCCAGGCTTCAGGGAGTGCATGTCCGTGGCTAAAGCACCAAGTTTTCAGGACCTAAGATTAAGGACAGCTCGGTTCACCTCTCCTGGTGAATGAAGAAAACCCTAACAGAAAGCAAAGGATGCCCCATAGGAGTTTTGATAAAGTTACTGAAGGGGAAGTCTCTCGAGCCTGTTACCCCGCCCCCACAATCACATCACTGTCTCACGACAGCCctcatggtggggggggggggggcggcgggaggAATCACtggcagatgaagaaacagaggttcAAACTGGTCACGTGagctgctagggccacatggAGGGAGGCCGTGCAGCCCTGTGCTCCCCAGCACACGTCCACACTGACCACACAGCCACTGGTGCACACACCACCTTCCCCTCGGCCAACGCAACTCTCAGAAAGCACAACCTCCTCTAGGCTCTGTCCGCTCTCCCGGCCGGCCCCCATTGtccacctcctcctcacccccctcccctccccatcaccGCCCAG contains:
- the ADORA1 gene encoding adenosine receptor A1 isoform X1; its protein translation is MPPSISGFQAAYISVEVLIALVSVPGNVLVIWAVKVNQALRDATFCFIASLAVADVAVGALVIPLAILINIGPQTYFHTCLMVACPVLILTQSSILALLAIAVDRYLRVKIPLRYKTVVTPRRAAVAIAGCWLLSFVVGLTPMFGWNNLSSVQRAWEANGSVGEPVIKCEFEKVISMEYMVYFNFFVWVLPPLLLMVLIYLEVFYLIRRQLNKKVSASAGDPQKYYGKELRIAKSLALILLLFALSWLPLHILNCITLFCPSCHKPSLLIYIAIFLTHGNSAMNPIVYAFRIQKFRVTFLKIWNDHFCGQPAPPKDEDPQEERPDD
- the ADORA1 gene encoding adenosine receptor A1 isoform X2 yields the protein MSLRYKTVVTPRRAAVAIAGCWLLSFVVGLTPMFGWNNLSSVQRAWEANGSVGEPVIKCEFEKVISMEYMVYFNFFVWVLPPLLLMVLIYLEVFYLIRRQLNKKVSASAGDPQKYYGKELRIAKSLALILLLFALSWLPLHILNCITLFCPSCHKPSLLIYIAIFLTHGNSAMNPIVYAFRIQKFRVTFLKIWNDHFCGQPAPPKDEDPQEERPDD